A stretch of Brachyhypopomus gauderio isolate BG-103 chromosome 3, BGAUD_0.2, whole genome shotgun sequence DNA encodes these proteins:
- the dnai2b gene encoding dynein axonemal intermediate chain 2 isoform X1: MEIVFVYTKKRSEFGRQCNFSDKAAELHVDILPDPSLAASFIDRDPCDVAIQCTQEMSEHEVNTERFDSEACGINHVEGGWPKDVNPQEMEQTIRYRKKVEKDENYVNTIIQLGSHMEHCIKQNNAIDIYQEYFEEEEIVEETEEQPSAKTVNVFRDPNEVKRTATSLSWHPDGSRKLAVAYSSLEFQKVTKDMCYDSYIWDIENPNKPEMTLKPVSPLVCLEYNPKDSHILIGGSYNGQIAYWDTRKGSQPVEMSAMEHSHRDPVYKVIWLQSKTGTDSFSASTDGQVLWWDIRKMSEPTERLVLDPSKKGNLDNALGAISLEFETTMPTKFMVGTEQGLVVSCNRKAKTPAEKIVCTYSGHHGPIYALQRNPFFPKNFLTVADWTARIWSEDIRESSIMWTKYHMAYLSDGCWSPARPAVFFTVKMDGTLDIWDFLFKQNDPTLSLKVCDEALYSIRVQDNGRLLGCGSQQGTATLLEISPGLCTLQKNEKALATAMFERETKREKILEARHREMRLKERSRSEQSKEDDARDGEGEESAEELVARAEREFYDVVEAEMKKRGKDEKKEKDEEKDVCEES, translated from the exons ATGGAgattgtgtttgtgtacacCAAGAAGCGCAGTGAGTTCGGCCGCCAGTGTAACTTTTCGGATAAGGCGGCAGAGCTGCATGTGGACATCCTGCCTGACCCGTCACTCGCTGCCAGCTTCATAGACAGGGACCCCTGTGATGTGGCCATACAGTGCACACAGGAAATGTCAGAACATGAG GTTAACACAGAGCGTTTTGATTCTGAGGCATGTGGCATAAATCATGTGGAAGGAGGATGGCCAAAAGATGTCAATCCTCAGGAAATGGAACAAACAATTCGCTACAGAAAGAAAGTTGAAAAAGATGAGAACTATGTGAATACCATCATACAGCTGGGGAGT CATATGGAACACTGCATCAAACAGAACAACGCCATTGACATTTATCAGGAAtactttgaagaggaagagATAGTTGAAGAAACAGAGGAACAACCTTCAGCCAAAACTGTCAATGTTTTCAG GGACCCTAATGAGGTGAAACGCACTGCCACTAGCCTGTCATGGCACCCTGATGGCAGCCGTAAATTGGCTGTGGCATACTCCTCTTTGGAGTTCCAGAAAGTCACCAAAGACATGTGTTATGATTCCTATATCTGGGACATTG AGAATCCCAATAAACCTGAGATGACTCTAAAACCTGTTTCTCCGCTTGTGTGTTTGGAGTACAACCCCAAAGACTCTCACATCCTAATTGGAGGGAGCTACAATGGGCAGATTG CCTACTGGGACACGCGTAAAGGTAGCCAGCCAGTTGAGATGTCTGCTATGGAGCACAGCCATAGAGACCCTGTCTATAAGGTTATCTGGCTGCAATCAAAGACTGGCACTGACTCCTTCTCAGCTTCCACTGATGGTCAG GTGCTGTGGTGGGATATTCGTAAGATGAGTGAACCCACAGAAAGATTGGTGCTGGACCCCAGCAAGAAGGGCAACCTGGATAATGCCCTAGGAGCTATCTCACTGGAGTTTGAAACCACTATG CCCACAAAGTTCATGGTTGGGACGGAGCAGGGACTGGTGGTCTCATGTAATCGTAAAGCAAAAACACCTGCAGAGAAAATTGTTTGTACATATAGTGGCCACCATGGACCCATCTACGCCCTGCAGAGGAACCCTTTCTTCCCTAAGAACTTTCTGACTGTGGCTGACTGGACTGCCCGCATCTGGTCTGAGGACATTAGAGAATCCTCCATCATGTGGACCAA ATACCACATGGCCTACCTGTCAGATGGATGTTGGAGTCCTGCGAGACCTGCTGTCTTTTTCACTGTTAAAATGGATGGCACCCTAGACATATGGGACTTTCTGTTCAAGCAGAATGACCCCACACTCAGTCTTAAA GTGTGCGATGAGGCTCTGTACAGCATACGTGTGCAGGATAATGGACGTTTGCTGGGCTGCGGTTCACAGCAGGGCACAGCCACTCTGCTAGAGATCTCACCAGGCCTCTGCACATtgcagaaaaatgaaaaggccTTGGCCACAgcg ATGTTTGAACGGGAAACGAAGCGGGAGAAGATTCTGGAGGCGCGTCACAGAGAGATGCGTCTGAAGGAGCGCAGCCGCTCGGAGCAGAGCAAGGAGGACGACGCCAGAGacggagaaggagaggagagtgcaGAGGAGCTGGTGGCCCGTGCCGAGAGAGAGTTCTATGACGTGGTGGAGGCTGAGATGAAGAAAAGGGGGAAAGATGAGAAGAAGGAGAAAGATGAG GAGAAAGATGTGTGTGAAGAGTCATGA
- the dnai2b gene encoding dynein axonemal intermediate chain 2 isoform X2 has translation MEIVFVYTKKRSEFGRQCNFSDKAAELHVDILPDPSLAASFIDRDPCDVAIQCTQEMSEHEVNTERFDSEACGINHVEGGWPKDVNPQEMEQTIRYRKKVEKDENYVNTIIQLGSHMEHCIKQNNAIDIYQEYFEEEEIVEETEEQPSAKTVNVFRDPNEVKRTATSLSWHPDGSRKLAVAYSSLEFQKVTKDMCYDSYIWDIENPNKPEMTLKPVSPLVCLEYNPKDSHILIGGSYNGQIAYWDTRKGSQPVEMSAMEHSHRDPVYKVIWLQSKTGTDSFSASTDGQVLWWDIRKMSEPTERLVLDPSKKGNLDNALGAISLEFETTMPTKFMVGTEQGLVVSCNRKAKTPAEKIVCTYSGHHGPIYALQRNPFFPKNFLTVADWTARIWSEDIRESSIMWTKYHMAYLSDGCWSPARPAVFFTVKMDGTLDIWDFLFKQNDPTLSLKVCDEALYSIRVQDNGRLLGCGSQQGTATLLEISPGLCTLQKNEKALATAMFERETKREKILEARHREMRLKERSRSEQSKEDDARDGEGEESAEELVARAEREFYDVVEAEMKKRGKDEKKEKDE, from the exons ATGGAgattgtgtttgtgtacacCAAGAAGCGCAGTGAGTTCGGCCGCCAGTGTAACTTTTCGGATAAGGCGGCAGAGCTGCATGTGGACATCCTGCCTGACCCGTCACTCGCTGCCAGCTTCATAGACAGGGACCCCTGTGATGTGGCCATACAGTGCACACAGGAAATGTCAGAACATGAG GTTAACACAGAGCGTTTTGATTCTGAGGCATGTGGCATAAATCATGTGGAAGGAGGATGGCCAAAAGATGTCAATCCTCAGGAAATGGAACAAACAATTCGCTACAGAAAGAAAGTTGAAAAAGATGAGAACTATGTGAATACCATCATACAGCTGGGGAGT CATATGGAACACTGCATCAAACAGAACAACGCCATTGACATTTATCAGGAAtactttgaagaggaagagATAGTTGAAGAAACAGAGGAACAACCTTCAGCCAAAACTGTCAATGTTTTCAG GGACCCTAATGAGGTGAAACGCACTGCCACTAGCCTGTCATGGCACCCTGATGGCAGCCGTAAATTGGCTGTGGCATACTCCTCTTTGGAGTTCCAGAAAGTCACCAAAGACATGTGTTATGATTCCTATATCTGGGACATTG AGAATCCCAATAAACCTGAGATGACTCTAAAACCTGTTTCTCCGCTTGTGTGTTTGGAGTACAACCCCAAAGACTCTCACATCCTAATTGGAGGGAGCTACAATGGGCAGATTG CCTACTGGGACACGCGTAAAGGTAGCCAGCCAGTTGAGATGTCTGCTATGGAGCACAGCCATAGAGACCCTGTCTATAAGGTTATCTGGCTGCAATCAAAGACTGGCACTGACTCCTTCTCAGCTTCCACTGATGGTCAG GTGCTGTGGTGGGATATTCGTAAGATGAGTGAACCCACAGAAAGATTGGTGCTGGACCCCAGCAAGAAGGGCAACCTGGATAATGCCCTAGGAGCTATCTCACTGGAGTTTGAAACCACTATG CCCACAAAGTTCATGGTTGGGACGGAGCAGGGACTGGTGGTCTCATGTAATCGTAAAGCAAAAACACCTGCAGAGAAAATTGTTTGTACATATAGTGGCCACCATGGACCCATCTACGCCCTGCAGAGGAACCCTTTCTTCCCTAAGAACTTTCTGACTGTGGCTGACTGGACTGCCCGCATCTGGTCTGAGGACATTAGAGAATCCTCCATCATGTGGACCAA ATACCACATGGCCTACCTGTCAGATGGATGTTGGAGTCCTGCGAGACCTGCTGTCTTTTTCACTGTTAAAATGGATGGCACCCTAGACATATGGGACTTTCTGTTCAAGCAGAATGACCCCACACTCAGTCTTAAA GTGTGCGATGAGGCTCTGTACAGCATACGTGTGCAGGATAATGGACGTTTGCTGGGCTGCGGTTCACAGCAGGGCACAGCCACTCTGCTAGAGATCTCACCAGGCCTCTGCACATtgcagaaaaatgaaaaggccTTGGCCACAgcg ATGTTTGAACGGGAAACGAAGCGGGAGAAGATTCTGGAGGCGCGTCACAGAGAGATGCGTCTGAAGGAGCGCAGCCGCTCGGAGCAGAGCAAGGAGGACGACGCCAGAGacggagaaggagaggagagtgcaGAGGAGCTGGTGGCCCGTGCCGAGAGAGAGTTCTATGACGTGGTGGAGGCTGAGATGAAGAAAAGGGGGAAAGATGAGAAGAAGGAGAAAGATGAG TGA